A genomic window from Silene latifolia isolate original U9 population chromosome 11, ASM4854445v1, whole genome shotgun sequence includes:
- the LOC141610560 gene encoding polyadenylate-binding protein 1-like, which yields MAKYCCERLYDSVTLELGAGLIADLQGQGSMDYACTPEEVQQHFQSGDSPANKFGLPKGSAYVEFLETEGVDDQIANQRHSQNRKG from the exons ATGGCCAAGTATTGCTGTGAGAGGTTGTATGATTCGGTTACACTGGAATTAGGAGCTGGCCTAATTGCAGACTTGCAGGGACAAGGCTCG ATGGACTATGCTTGTACACCTGAAGAGGTTCAGCAGCATTTTCAGTCGGGTGATTCTCCGGCTAATAAATTCGGACTACCAAAGGGTTCTGCATACGTTGAGTTCTTGGAGACGGAGGGTGTGGATGATCAAATTGCAAATCAAAGacattcccaaaatagaaag GGGTAG